From a region of the Stenotrophomonas sp. BIO128-Bstrain genome:
- a CDS encoding amino acid aminotransferase, protein MSFFANVELVPGDPILGLTEAYNADSRPTKVNLGVGIYYDESGRIPLLRAVNRIEQQLANDAKPRGYLPIDGLPAYNQATRELVFGKDSPLLAAGRVATSQTIGGSGALRVGADLLHKLLPHATIAISNPSWENHRAVFGAAGFDVVDYTYFDAATHGVDFDGMLADLGKLQPGTVVLLHACCHNPTGADLTVAQWKQVAELLKDRQLFPFIDMAYQGFDKGISEDGAAVRIIAEAGIDSFVVANSYSKSFSLYGERIGALSVVAPDANAAKAVQSQVKRIIRTIYSSPSNHGAALVAGVLNSVELRQLWEAELTEMRERIHALRHGLVENLVAAGAPEYAFINDQAGMFSYSGLSRAQVDRLRDEFAIYAVGTGRICVAALNQGNLEYVAKAVATVSKG, encoded by the coding sequence GTGTCCTTCTTTGCAAATGTGGAACTGGTCCCAGGCGACCCGATCCTGGGCCTGACCGAGGCTTACAACGCCGACAGCCGTCCGACCAAGGTCAACCTGGGCGTGGGCATCTATTACGACGAGAGCGGCCGCATCCCGCTGCTCCGCGCCGTGAACAGGATCGAACAGCAGCTGGCCAATGACGCCAAACCGCGCGGCTACCTGCCGATCGACGGCCTGCCGGCCTACAACCAGGCCACCCGCGAGCTGGTCTTCGGCAAGGATTCGCCGCTGCTGGCCGCTGGCCGCGTGGCCACCTCGCAGACCATCGGCGGCAGCGGTGCGCTGCGCGTCGGCGCGGACCTGCTGCACAAGCTGCTGCCGCACGCCACCATCGCCATCAGCAACCCGAGCTGGGAAAACCATCGCGCGGTGTTCGGCGCGGCCGGCTTCGACGTGGTCGATTACACCTACTTCGATGCCGCCACCCATGGCGTGGACTTCGACGGCATGCTGGCCGACCTCGGCAAGCTGCAGCCGGGCACCGTGGTGCTGCTGCACGCGTGCTGCCACAACCCGACCGGTGCCGACCTCACCGTCGCGCAGTGGAAGCAGGTGGCCGAGCTGCTGAAGGACCGCCAGCTGTTCCCGTTCATCGACATGGCCTACCAGGGCTTCGACAAGGGCATCAGCGAAGATGGCGCCGCCGTGCGCATCATCGCCGAGGCCGGCATCGACAGCTTCGTGGTCGCCAACTCGTACTCCAAGTCGTTCTCGCTGTATGGCGAGCGCATTGGCGCGCTGTCGGTGGTCGCCCCGGATGCGAACGCGGCCAAGGCGGTGCAGTCGCAGGTCAAGCGCATCATCCGCACGATCTACTCCAGCCCGTCCAACCATGGCGCGGCGCTGGTGGCCGGCGTGCTCAACAGCGTCGAGCTGCGCCAGCTGTGGGAAGCGGAACTGACCGAGATGCGTGAGCGCATCCATGCCCTGCGCCATGGCCTGGTGGAGAACCTGGTCGCCGCCGGCGCACCGGAGTACGCCTTCATCAACGACCAGGCCGGCATGTTCTCGTACTCAGGCCTGAGCCGCGCCCAGGTGGACCGCCTGCGCGACGAGTTCGCGATCTACGCGGTGGGCACCGGCCGCATCTGCGTGGCCGCACTGAACCAGGGCAACCTGGAGTACGTGGCCAAGGCCGTGGCGACCGTCAGCAAGGGCTGA